The following proteins are co-located in the Solanum pennellii chromosome 8, SPENNV200 genome:
- the LOC107027379 gene encoding phospholipase A1-Ibeta2, chloroplastic-like codes for MLIGATLPATNLHFFQARRASFRRYGSPLNPSANSVHTQTVKTETTKKHLSNLEKLLQNQSRKPQLLDNDSRGEIHPRESRSNGSKENRGKILLEGLNLSRIWPEHKVAEEMSPRHLNKLKKLLSSNNIEYSPRNNLGSRWKEYHGCKDWLGLIDPLNENLRRELIRYGEFIQAAYHCFHSNPATCNECDTRKVALPDKSYKVTKSLYATSSIGLPKWVDDVAPDLGWMTQRSSWIGYVAVCDDRSEIKRMGRRDIVIALRGTATCLEWGENFRDLLVQIPTKIESESESSEGQAKVECGFLSLFQTAGVNVPSLAESVVNEVQRLIEQYKGESLSITVTGHSLGAALALLVADEVSTCTPDAPPVAVFSFGGPRVGNRSFADRLNSRNVKVLRIVNNQDVITRVPGMFVSEELDKKLRESGFVSGMLNVLDKSMPWAYAHVGTELRVDTRMSPFLKPDADVACCHDLEAYLHLVDGYIASNCPFRANAKRSLAKLLSEQRSNIKMLYTSKAKGLNLNLEREHSFSTPSCLPSPSS; via the coding sequence ATGCTGATCGGAGCTACACTTCCGGCGACCAATCTCCATTTTTTTCAGGCGAGAAGAGCTAGCTTCAGACGCTATGGATCCCCATTAAACCCATCAGCAAATTCAGTACACACACAAACAGTAAAAACAGAGACGACAAAAAAACACCTTTCAAATCTTGAAAAGCTCTTGCAGAATCAATCTCGAAAACCCCAATTACTCGATAATGATTCGCGGGGTGAAATTCATCCCCGCGAATCGAGGAGTAATGGGTCGAAGGAAAACAGGGGAAAAATTTTGTTGGAAGGGTTGAATTTGTCAAGAATTTGGCCTGAACACAAGGTTGCTGAAGAAATGTCTCCAAGacatttaaataagttaaaaaagcTTTTATCATCAAATAACATTGAATACTCTCCAAGAAACAATCTTGGTAGTAGATGGAAAGAATATCATGGTTGTAAAGATTGGTTAGGTTTAATTGATCCTTTGAATGAGAATTTACGACGAGAATTGATTCGTTACGGGGAGTTTATTCAGGCAGCTTATCATTGTTTTCACTCGAATCCTGCAACTTGTAATGAATGTGATACGAGGAAAGTGGCGTTGCCTGATAAATCTTATAAGGTGACTAAGAGTCTGTATGCTACGTCCTCTATTGGATTGCCAAAATGGGTGGATGATGTAGCACCTGATCTTGGATGGATGACACAGAGGTCGAGTTGGATTGGTTATGTCGCGGTTTGTGATGATAGATCAGAGATTAAACGTATGGGACGGAGAGATATTGTCATTGCTCTTAGGGGTACTGCAACTTGTTTAGAATGGGGGGAGAATTTTCGCGACTTATTGGTTCAAATCCCAACAAAGATTGAGTCAGAGTCAGAGTCGAGTGAAGGACAAGCTAAAGTGGAATGTGGATTCTTGAGTTTGTTTCAAACAGCTGGTGTTAATGTTCCTAGTTTAGCTGAATCAGTAGTTAATGAAGTGCAAAGACTCATCGAACAATACAAAGGCGAGTCTTTAAGCATTACTGTGACCGGGCATAGTCTTGGAGCGGCTTTGGCTTTATTAGTTGCAGATGAAGTGAGTACATGTACACCAGATGCACCACCGGTGGCTGTTTTCTCCTTTGGAGGTCCTCGAGTAGGGAATAGAAGCTTTGCAGATCGTTTAAACTCAAGAAATGTTAAAGTACTACGTATCGTGAACAATCAAGATGTTATAACTAGAGTTCCAGGGATGTTTGTGAGTGAAGAGCTCGACAAAAAGCTAAGAGAGTCAGGATTTGTAAGCGGGATGCTAAATGTGCTCGACAAAAGTATGCCATGGGCATACGCTCATGTCGGCACTGAGCTCAGAGTTGACACAAGAATGTCACCATTCTTGAAGCCTGATGCTGATGTTGCTTGTTGCCATGATTTGGAGGCATATTTACATTTGGTAGATGGATACATTGCATCAAATTGCCCTTTTAGAGCAAATGCCAAAAGAAGTCTAGCAAAGTTGCTAAGTGAACAAAGGTCTAATATCAAAATGCTTTATACAAGTAAAGCAAAAGGATTAAAcctaaatcttgaaagagaacATAGTTTCTCTACACCTAGTTGCTTGCCTAGTCCATCTTCTTGA